The genomic region TACTTCAGCAtgtgtatattattaatttgaaaataGAGTAtgttcaaaaattttaacaggACATTCTATagcataaaatttaaaataaaactcacaatgtacaaaaattatgtttatataatgaatgcattactgttttaatttaattactaATTAAACAACTTTATAGATTTTTAAGGTgtcatatttaaaatattatttattcatcaGTTTTGTAGCTTCTTTTTGACTCACGAATATGACATTATTAACTGAAgtgttatattataatgatattgcttttcaatatataaatttattttattctattttattttacctttttatgCATTTGTATTACCAATAAAACATAAGATATTTTAGTagtaattgtttttattaattattaaaaaatgttatattctaatgttttattttaatcaGTAATAAACAGTAAAATCTGAATCATTGTTGCAGTGAACTGCTTACTCCTTTAATTAATacctttaaataaaaataaatcttgtaattattcatattaaacattttggttaacataattataaataattaaacattCAATTAATATGTCCATATtaaataagttaaaaaaaaacttaactATTCGGCAGAGATGTTAATTAATTTCTGtcaattaattaataataagttATTAATTgttctttataaaaagaaatactgcttctttgtttttctttttttcacattCGAAAATATGTTTTCTATATTTCATACCCATATTTTAttgcatataaatacatatataatatatatgtatagtatttcttttatgtatGAAGAATAATTTCTCCAAAAAAGCAAAGTCTtcatttatacaaaaatgcgtaaaaaacgaaaaaataaatatctcaataaaactttatttttaaagacaTTTATTACccttataattattaatatctaTTTTATGTGTTTATTCGATCTTAGTGTTAATGAAAACACAACTAcgaaaaacaataaattattcaaaatgtttataaatttaaaagatttGTAAGTATAATTTTAGATGTGGTTCATTATATGCCCAACAATAcataacacatatatactaattaatccacaattaaaatatgaacaaaggacatatttttaacagtactaaaacaattatttaattacacatttttactttaaaataattagactaatattttaaataatcaactaattcagaaaaaatttttttttaagaatacaCTATATAAAAGcagaattataatatttataccaTCCTTTTCTTATAAGCGGTTACCGATATAATGTgtctatattatttaatgacgATAACATatactttattaaaaaatggttatataaagaatcgtaattttacaatatttttttttaattttaaaattctgaataaattaacaatattCTGAGTATAGAAGcgcataaataataaaaaatatatattccgtttaaataaatgacaaaaaaatataaccatatttatattggacaaaaatcaatatattttttattttaaacgtttatattttacattaacattatatatttatttcctgGAAAAAATGCatccaaatatatatttaatctattattgttacgaatattttttcatcatatatacataattttaacaaaataaataaaaaaaatttctactaaaaataattatgagtATGGTATGATCAAGatgaaagtaataaaaaacattaaaaataaaaaaaaacacaattCAAAATACCAAcactattaatattatatgcgTAAACATGcacattttactttttttaatattaaagagtaaaacttttattacaaatatttttacaatatagtatttattttttaaaatgattaaATGATTAAATccgatgaaaaaaaattcaaaaacttttgaaaaagaaaacgaagtaaaattatatataaatgttttttattatattttttatattaaaaatttttttttattaaaaaattaaaattattttatgtaactTTCATGCATTATTTATTCAGTTAAAATcgttattttttctttttacttacatatctttattatatttatattcataataaagCATTTAAATGtactatttttcttttacctttatatatttatatttccattCATTAAAACTACTTGAGGAATAGGaaatttttccaaaaaaaaaaatttattttttgctacTACAATTTCTGTTGcaagtaattttttctataatacatttttttttattttgtttatttcatatgtaaatacataaagcatgaacatttattttaatgtaacaccacatttatttatagtatataaattatgttaataaaaataaaactttaaaatttttgttataaaaaagatgttataccatattaaaatataagtaaatagggggcaataaataatattttatcttaaatatttattatttttactgtaTTGTGATAACCTGCATGTAAActaatttatacattatttatgcAGTAATATTTTCTagtatatttcatttttttctctagTTTTATAGctttttaacaaataaaattttaaaaagcagttgtttattgtataataatatatatatttgtttacttaaatataacagaatatatataattctacgtaattttttattttatttaaattctaatgaaaataaattttaaaataagattCCGCTCTCtatttacattaatttattaataaataaatgtattatgtacatatatatttattttttttcttaattttaacctagttttatatataattgcgAACAacgatataaaaaaaattaattttatacttaAGATGATAGTATTTACTACTACgcaatatttttgttttttttcaaatatgtaatttcctgaattaacaaattttagttgatttatacataattttaatactttaaatattattaaattaaaatggaACACTGATaaattaatgatattatttatttatatgtatttttagttatatatattacttttatatttttaatgtatttttcttattttcctttttcttttttttttttttttttaattttctaagttataatattttattgtattaaataaaaagtgtaaagcaaaacaaaatattttactattctagaaataaaaaaaaaaaaacgattaaaaaagaacagcatatactatatattattgaggaaattttaatagtcagggacttttttattataaaagattTAGTAAATTTCAAGATGTTcttaacgaaaaaaaagataacaaAGTTCCCTTTTGTTAAACTTTTATCATGTATCATTTTAATATGGATATTCCAATATTCaaataaggtaaaaaaaactataattatatatttgaatttttttcttctttgttattttatatttgtatcatAACGtggaaaatttattaataattattataaatatgtttttataaatgcgaaatatttattctaattATTAGAGTAACTTTGGTAAATCATGGGACAGAAATATCAACAGAAATAATGCAGTAGACATAATTATAAGAAGATCATTGAGGGAGCGGGTACCAATGCCCCAGatgtataatgtatatacaagTGAAAGTTCAATTAACTCAGTGAatgatgaatataataattatgataataatgatgaatattattatgatgataataatgatgaatattattatgatgataataatgatgaatgttattattatgatgatGAATATCCTGCTTCCGTGGCAAAATTATCATCAGAAGATGAAgcttattttaataaattaatagataaatatataagaaatgaaaaatatccAGGGAATCGTGTTGAAGTGAAGTATGTTCAGGACATTCCTAAACCGcctaataaatttatatatgaagaagAAATGGAACAACCAATTGATAAATCATCaaatcataataattatcaaAAACCACtcaataaattacaaaatgttGGTGATCGTTATAATAGTCATTATGATTCATTAGAATCTGATGATGATCTTTCTGAAATTTTCGTTGATTCGTCAAAATATGCTAGTCATTATAAAGAACAATCCGGTTTATCAGAATCTGAAAATGATTACTATAAAAAGCAACCTGATTCATCTAAGCATCATAATTATAGAAGTCAAGCTGTTACAGATAAGTCTACTAAAAGTTCTAGAACTTTTTCAAATATGAACGAAAGAAAAAGACAAAATAAGCGTGGTAAGAAGAAACgaaaaggaataataaaaaaagttttatacCCATTGACAAATTTTGTGAAAAAAACAGATGCTATATATGAATCAGAGttattaaaaacattaatgGCTAATGTTGTTAATAAGAATTCAAAGAAGAAAAGaggatttaataaaaaaattgttgaCGGATTAACAATCACATCTCCAGTTTTAGCAAtgagtatatttttattattatttgcttTACAAAATGTAACTCCTGGTATTGTTATATCCGTCTTCTTTGTTGTTTTAgcattatattatgtattccataaatacaaaaaatgcaAACACTTGTGTAAAGTTTacggaaaataaaataatattaagaaaatttcAGAATATGGATATTATCCTGGGTCATTATCTAAAAAGCGACAGATACAATACAGTAATTCTTTaatgtttaaaattttatatatacaaaagaaaaaatatatatgtgtatatgtattatttacatttacaaTGTGGctaacatttaaaaaaaaaaaaaaaaaacttttaatataattttttattctccGTATTTTAGAAgttcttttataatttaattaattataaagttATTAACTgaatcatttatttaaaagagtTTGTATTACTTTAAAAGATTCcctttgttctttttttttttttttttgtttaaaaattaataatattttttggtttttcAATTCATCTAGGAATGTTCAGTTGagatatattcattaaattttatattattctttaaaacAATGTATCAAAACTTTTGTAGAGTAtgttttataacatatatcaactattaattcaaatttattattatttctgttaaataaaaaaaaattaattattcagGCATTCTTGatgtttattaaaaacaaatttaagaactattttttgtattataattttatgtctacagaaataaattatactcTGATACAACGATTATTATTTCGTGTATTGTTGTCTTATAtgaatttcattttttttaaatgttaataaaatatctcagaaaatattttaatatgccttttttttcaattatcaTTTCTTCATGGGTAATCTCTTTTAGTAGTAAGTTATGCGATTTCTGATAAAATGTTCTATAtccttatttatataattacattatttctataatatTCCTATTTATAGAAATCTTTACAATTCtctaattttgtatttattttatatattccatatttctatgtgtttatattttcaattcaCTTACTTGCTTGTAGTTATGAGGGTAGTCAAACTAGAATTAAAGGAGCTcacaaaagaacaaaattattagaaaatgataatataatgtCTACTTGCATTACCATCCAAATCTTATTTACATTTCATGAAGCAATATCTGTTAGTCCTCtccttttataatataaatataaataaatatatatatatatatatatatatatatatatgttaggACGAATATTAGCTATAATTCATTTAAGATTATGaagaacataaaaattaaaaaaaacaaaaaataacaataacacacaactaatatatacttatttccCCTCTTTTTATGGGTTCCTCAACGTATATTATGCAAGCTAATTGACTCTCATAAAATTTCGGACTATAAAcaaatttgtataataacgtatatcataaaaattgttatagtcatatttttaaagttaaGATATATAACATTCTTAAAGtgtaaatgtacatatatattttatgcttATAAATGTCCCCCAAGTTTAAGCATAAGTTAAAGTgatataattacatttatacataaaatatacaacataaatatagaagaaattaaaattcaATTTATGTTGATTACtctacataaaatataagattatatatattaaaataaattctgtaaaaaattattttatacatatgttgtctttgttcattttatatttcatataataacagaaattactttatatacatatgcataaaataCGAACTCTATTAGGtcataaattctttttattttttagtttttattttttacatacataGGTAATAAAAGTTAACATGTTCTCTTATGGGCGAATAAAGTTGTTCATTGAAATATATGCAATTTcgtataattttgtaaacatatatatgatcaCAATTTACTGAATTACCTTATTTTCCTACTAAAAATAACGAGtaatcattttaaaattaaaaatttaagctattaaaaaattgaaatataaatgtggaagacttgaaaaattataatgaatattgatcttaaataaaatgagattttcatttttaattacataaaaaagaattgttATAACAATTGTCACAACATTCTTCTTGGTAagatatttaaatatatatatttctcatATTAAAAACATCTCCTGTGCATTATTAtcttcaaaaattttaaaatgttatgttattttcataatatatattccttaGTTGTAGCATTTACACctacttttattaatttgatAATTTTGCAAAAACTAGCATAAATGTATCAcatgaattattattaatgtaaaaaGTTGCTAGGAAATCAGCGTTtaacaatataaattaaaaaaaataaaaaatatgaaatttgAACTTTTTGAATGTatcttaaataaaatattgttataCACAACATAATGAAAagttatataacatataataatgcgaataaatggaaaaatttatagcataatttattttcttttttacaaattataatttatataaaaatgttctaCAATAGCCCTTTTGCTAAATATTTTGAACTATATATAATCTTTGTATACATACTTCACAAGTATTATTTCTAATTTCCCAAAAAATTATGTgtactatattatattaatttgccatatatgtatatgtatatattttaaatgtatttattattttttattaactctTATAAatcatgtatttttttttttttatgcttatATTTAGTGTAATATCACAATGTcaaatcaaaataataagaactgtgcacaaaatatttttcgtAAACGTAAATATTACAGATagtaataaatgtattttcaaataaaatagtaaaaactGTACA from Plasmodium malariae genome assembly, chromosome: 11 harbors:
- the PmUG01_11015400 gene encoding Plasmodium exported protein, unknown function, with protein sequence MFLTKKKITKFPFVKLLSCIILIWIFQYSNKSNFGKSWDRNINRNNAVDIIIRRSLRERVPMPQMYNVYTSESSINSVNDEYNNYDNNDEYYYDDNNDEYYYDDNNDECYYYDDEYPASVAKLSSEDEAYFNKLIDKYIRNEKYPGNRVEVKYVQDIPKPPNKFIYEEEMEQPIDKSSNHNNYQKPLNKLQNVGDRYNSHYDSLESDDDLSEIFVDSSKYASHYKEQSGLSESENDYYKKQPDSSKHHNYRSQAVTDKSTKSSRTFSNMNERKRQNKRGKKKRKGIIKKVLYPLTNFVKKTDAIYESELLKTLMANVVNKNSKKKRGFNKKIVDGLTITSPVLAMSIFLLLFALQNVTPGIVISVFFVVLALYYVFHKYKKCKHLCKVYGK